A DNA window from Impatiens glandulifera chromosome 7, dImpGla2.1, whole genome shotgun sequence contains the following coding sequences:
- the LOC124910602 gene encoding EEF1A lysine methyltransferase 2 produces MAGLRLQQPEEPELSQARVTAAAAYASNDLISDDDRSIAADSWSIKSEYGSTLDDDQRHADASEALSVSAFPATSDYNSDKEEPDAEAITSMLGFQSYWDAAYADELVNFREHGHSGEVWFGANVMETVASWTKTLCSDISERHFQNHIDGKSGPVEQINKDVTGWNVLDVGTGNGLLLQELSKLGFSSLTGTDYSEAAVDLAQKLSERDGYTNIKFLVDDVLETKLESKFQLVMDKGTLDAIGLHPDGSIKRVLYWDSVSKLVAPNGILVITSCNSTKDELIEEVENFNQRRRRVGGDDESGKVEDCCDYLLRYVDHVRSYPTYSFGGSVGSRVATVAFQRN; encoded by the exons ATGGCTGGACTTCGATTGCAACAACCTGAAGAACCAGAGCTATCACAGGCGCGAGTAACCGCCGCCGCTGCATATGCTTCCAATGATCTGATCTCCGACGACGACCGATCTATTGCAGCCGACTCATGGTCTATTAAGAGCGAGTACGGCAGTACTCTCGACGACGATCAACGTCATGCTGATGCCTCCGAGGCGCTTTCTGTTTCTGCTTTCCCTGCCACCTCCGATTACAA ctCGGATAAGGAGGAACCAGATGCTGAAGCTATTACATCGATGTTGGGCTTCCAGAGTTATTGGGATGCTGCGTATGCAGATGAACTGGTTAATTTCCGTGAGCATGGACATTCTGGTGAAGTGTG GTTTGGGGCTAATGTCATGGAAACTGTTGCTTCTTGGACAAAAACTTTATGCTCAGACATATCTGAAAGgcattttcaaaatcatatcGATGGTAAATCTGGTCCTGTTGAACAGATTAATAAAGATGTTACTGGTTGGAATGTTCTTGATGTTGGCACAGGCAACGGGTTGCTTCTCCAAGAACTTTCTAAGCTGGG GTTTTCCAGTCTTACAGGTACTGATTACAGTGAAGCTGCAGTAGACCTTGCTCAAAAACTTTCTGAGCGTGATGGATACACAAACATTAAGTTCTTG GTTGATGATGTACTTGAGACAAAGCTGGAATCAAAATTTCAACTTGTGATGGATAAAGGAACTCTTGATGCTATTGGATTACATCCAGATGGCTCCATAAAGAG GGTCTTGTATTGGGATTCAGTATCGAAACTGGTAGCACCAAATGGAATATTG GTGATAACATCATGTAATAGCACGAAAGATGAGTTGATAGAAGAAGTGGAAAACTTCAATCAAAGAAGGAGGAGGGTAGGAGGAGATGATGAGAGTGGAAAAGTGGAGGATTGTTGTGATTATCTGCTACGGTATGTTGATCATGTTCGTTCATATCCAACGTATTCATTTGGCGGATCTGTAGGGTCTCGTGTAGCCACTGTTGCTTTTCAACGCAACTAG